TCTCTTCTTTCTCAATCTTGGTCAACCTGCGGTCGATGGTTATGAGGTAAACAACCAAACCGATGAAAATGATCGCGAGTACACCCACAACCACATAGATCTTTCCGTTTTCATGAAGAATAT
The DNA window shown above is from Flavobacteriales bacterium and carries:
- a CDS encoding CcmD family protein; amino-acid sequence: MKNVNKILVWLMVFMPVSVFAQDVEMADILHENGKIYVVVGVLAIIFIGLVVYLITIDRRLTKIEKEEK